The Candidatus Aramenus sp. CH1 genomic sequence CAACTATCGTGTTTTCCACCCCTTTACGATTCCTCCTTATCTAAGTTCTTTATTCCGTTTATTATTTCTTCCACGCACTCCTTCCTGTACTTCAGCAGGATCTTCCTCTCCTTCACCTTAACCACGGTAGACCTCCTCTCGAACCCCGCGTGGGAGACCATCCTGACTTTGTCGAACTCGCACTCTGTCTCCTCCTCTACCTCCCTTTTCCTCAGCCAGTCCGAGACCTTCATCTCGCCCAGCTTGAGCAGGTAATCTAGGGATACCTCTGTCTCTTTCTCGAGAAGGCTAGCGAGCTCCTTTATCCTCTCCAGTTCGGCGTTTATTACGACCCTCCTGCCCTCGCCCATCAGCTCCGACACCTCAAGGATTCTGTCTACGTCGAACTCCTCCCCCTCAGCTAGCTTCCTGTAGTTCTGGATGAAGTGGTACCCCATGTAGTAGTAGATGGAGTTCTCGTGCGCCTCTAGTCCTGCCTCCACTAGGTATAGCTTCTCGCTCTTGTTCACCTTTATGGACTCCTTAATCTTCCTCTCCAGCTCCTCCTCTTTGACGAAGTTCTCCAGCTTTGCCTCCCTTACCAAGTACAGGAGGGCCAGGGGTAAGCCGTACTGGATCGCCTTCCCTACCCCGTAGATGTCCGACTTGCCAGTCGCGTTTATCCCCTTCTCTCCTGCCTGCTTTACTAGCTTTATCTCTTGTGTGAAGAAGCCTGCTAGGTCCACTTTCCTCACAACCTCCCTTTTAGTGGCGTAGAGCTTCACCTCCTCGTTCTCTGCAAAGCACGGTGGGGACGCAACCTGCATCACCTCCACCTCCTTCTTCGTGGTGGACGCAAAGTCGTAAACTGCGAGCTCTGTGGCCCTAGAGGAGGCCAAGGACTCAATGCTGGACGCTAGGGAAACGTCGAGCACGACTAGGTCTGGCACCTCCTCTATGAGCGTCTTGTAGAGGTTGAGGTAGAGGAAAAGCTCGTAGTTGCTTATGCCCTCCCTGTGGTCGTGAATTACGCCGTTAGATACGAATACCCCAGAACTGGGTAGCACGAAAGACCTCGTGTCTCCAAAAAACTCCTTTGCCTTTTCCTTGAGCTGTGCCTCAAGCGACGCGTAGTCTGGAGGTGGATCCCTAAGCGTGAAGGAGAGCGTAGACGACTGGAACACTACCTTTGACACCTCGAACTTCTCGTCCTTCAGGAAGTCCTCCTCAGAGAGGAAGGAGGCACTCTCCTTGATGACGACGTCGAGGCTGTTTCCCCTCTCGTCCACTGGGTGGAACGGTATCTTGTTACCCGGAGGTAACTTGCTGACAACAGCTACGATTAGAGCTTTCACATTACTCATTAGGACGGGTCCATAAAAAACCTCACCCAACTTTTTTAGCTACTGCGTCAATTATCAACCGTGAAGAGGTCTGACCTAGAGGGAGTAATTAAAGGCAAGGGCAACTTCGTGGACGACCTTCCCTTCTCTGGATATCACGCAGCGTTCGTCAGGAGTACCTATCCTCACGCTAGGATAAGGGTAGACCCGTCAGACGCTGTGAAGCGGGGCGCGCTAGTCCTAACGGGGGAAGATGTAAGGATAATATCGAGCTCGGTTACCGAAAATGAGGGCTCTGCAACAGTGTTACCCCTCGCCCTCAAGAAGGTCAGGTTTCAAGGGGAGCCTATAGCGCTGGTCCTGGCAGACGACCCTTACAAGGCCGCGGACCTTGCTGAACTAGTGAACGTGGACTACGAACCTTTAGAGCCGGTCTCGAACGTAGAGGAGGCCCTCTCCGGGAAGTCCTTGGTTTTCGAGGAAAAGGGCTCAAACGTCGTGTACAACAGGTTGTACGAGTACGGCAGGATGCCGAGAGAGGACAGGAGTATAGAGCTTGAGCTCTACTGGAGCAGGTCAAGCGGTAACCCCATCGAGACCTACGGCGTGATAGTCTACCCTCAAGGCGACTCGCTAAAGGTGATATCCAACGTGCAAGCCCCCTATTTCCAAGGACAGCTCATCTCCAAGGTATTGGGGAAAGTGAACATGGTCCCTGTGAGGCACGGGGGAAGCTTTGGGGCCAAGTTCTCTGTAGCAGACTACATAATAGCGCTTGGATTGGCGTCGAAGAAGTTCAATGTGCCCATAAAGTGGGTAGAGACGAGGACGGAGCACTTAATGGCGTCAAAGAGCTCCGGGCCCGAGAGGAAGTTCAAGGTAACGGCATACTTTAAGTCAGACGGAACGGTCACCGGGCTTGACTTCAAGGTGTGGGAGGACGTAGGGGCGACGCTGTTCAACGGGCAAGCTTACAAGCCCGAAGGTATACTGGGGGGACCATACAAGGTGAGGAACATAAGGTACGAGGCCTCCTTAGTAGCTACAAATAAGAACCCAGCAGGAGCTTTCAGGGGAGCAGGGACACCTCCCCACACGTGGGCACTTGAGAGGGTAATGGACGCAATAGCGGACGAATTGAGGGCGGACAGATCTGAGGTCAGGGAGAAGAACTTAGTCGACTCCTTCCCCTACGAGGCGCCCTACGCAATGTACGACTCCGGCGACCCAAAGGGGCTGTTGAAGCTGGCTTTGTCGAGGCAGGACGTCTTAGAGCTGAGGAAGAGAGGGTACGGTGTAGGGATAGCTGTCTCCACCGATCCAAGTACCCCTGCGGGACAGGAGGGAGTGAAGATAGTGCTCAAGAAGGGCAAGTTGGTCGTGAAGGTAGGCTACGGACCTGAGGGGCAAGGTAACGAACACGTGGCCAGGCTACTTGTCTCAAAGTTCCTAGGCGTACCAGTGGAAAAAGTGGACGTGGAGCTTGCCGAGAGCAATGAGGGCGTGTCCTCCTTTGGTCCTGGAGGGAGCAGGATGAGCGTGTTCCTCTCTGGCGCAATTAAGGGGGCGACAGAGGAACTGGTAAGCAAGCTCAAGAGGGAGCTGGGAGCGGAGAAGTTTGAGGATGGTTACTTCATTACCAAGAAAGGGGAGAGGGTAAACATACTCGAGCTAGAGGGTGAGGCTACTTACGTTGTGTCGCTCCAAGGTAAAAAAGGTAGGTTCTTGGCATATCCCTTTGCTGTCGACATAGCAGTTGTGAAGGTAGACGAGACTGGTCTAATAAGGCCAGTGAAGCTAATCGTGTACATAGACCCCGGCACTCCCCTTGACGAAGAGGTGGTAAAGGAGCAGGTCATAGGAGGGTCATACATAGGAGTTTCCTTGGCGCTGTACGAGAGGTACGTATATGAGGGAGGCCAACTACTCACTACAAGCTTGTCTGACTACAACATGATCACTGCAGTTGAGGTACCGGAGTTTGAGGTGAACATAGTGCCTACTCCCTCGCCCTATACTCCCCTGGGCTCAAAGGGCATAGGGGAGATACCAGTGGGAGTGGCAGCGGCTGCGGTGACAAGCGCTGTCGAGGACCTCCTAAAGAGGAGGGTCAGCAGGATTCCCGTGGACGTGTCCATCTAGTCATCGACAACTAGTGTCTCACCTATATGTCCTCTTGCCGGCTAAGCGATGCCTTGAAATGAGATGCGCTTTTTCCAAATATTTAAACATAGAACGTTGGACCGATGCTTTCTAAACTCAAGTAAGTACAACTGGATTTATTTAAATTTCTTAAAAAAGATCTATAATTATGGAAGTCAGCTACGATTTTGAGGTAGAGCAGGGTCCTGATATCGTCAAAGGGTACTTGTTGGAGCCGGAAAACTTGATGAAGTACGTACCCGCGTTCAAGGGTATCGAGCGTACCGGAGAAGATGAGTGGGAGCTCAAGGTATCTTGGCTCATTACGCTAAAGCTAAAGGTAATTAGGCAGATGACTAGAGACGAGATAACTTACCTTATCAAGAAGACTGGGGGGATGATAAAGGTAGAGTCTTACCTCAGGTTCGTAATACTACCTACAAAGGGAAGGACTGTCGTAAAACTAATTTTCTTTTACAAGGGGCCATTTGAGGGGATAGCCAAGAGGCAGACGGAGTCCTTTTACAAAAGGGGAATAGAGATCTTCAAGAGGGACATGGAGTCAGCGAGGACTCCCGAGAAAACCACAGAAAGCAAGGTGGTAGTAAGTGGGAACAACCAGTTTCCGTCGATCCTGCAGATGAAGACCGTAGAGGTGAAGATGATATCGGCAAAGGACGTCGAGGACGTTATTGGGGAGGCCATAGCAAAAAGCCTCGATGCACACGTCCTCCTCATCCTCTCAGACGGAGAGAATGTAGTGGAACTTAAGTTCTACGGGGGCGACGTAGTGGAATCCAAGGGAGACCTAAAGTCCCTCAAGGAGCCCATAAAGGTCGTTGTGAAGACTAAGTAGTCTCCTTCTCCCTTCGATTAGATTAATTTCCTTGTAATGCTAGTAGAGGTCATGAACCTGTTTGCTTTCCTACTCGTGCTATCCATTGTACCACAAGCCATTCACGTGGGTCTAGGCCCCGTCAGTATAACGTCTTACAACGACGAACTCTTTGTAGTAAACTACAATTCTAGCACAGTGACAGTGGTACAGAACGACCAACCGGTAACAAATATAAGCGTTGGTAAAGGGCCAACGATAGCCATAGCCTCCAGCAATTACGTCTACGTGGCCGACTTTCTCTCGTCACAAGTGTCGGTCATAGACCCAAGCACCTTTAAGGTGGTCTCCAACGTTACCGTACCCACTCCCTATGCCCTTGTCTACGTGCCACAGTACGGCGAAGTGTTCGCGACAGAGACCTTCAGCGACCAAGTTGCCGTGATAAAGGGAACTACACTCGTAAAGAACATAAGCGTAGGCGGGCAACCGACTTACTTGGCGTACGACCCAAGCGACTCGTTGGTGTATGTCTTGGTCCAGTTCCCAAGCCCGCAAGTCCTGGCGATCTCCCCGGCCAACTATTCCGTCGTTTATTCCGTTCCCCTTGACTACTTCCCTACGACCATGGCGTATGGGGGTAGAGAGGTCTACGTGACCAGCGTGGCCTCGGGCTACCTTATGACCATACAAGGGGACCACGTGTCTTACCAAAAGGTCGCTGAAGGCATCTTTGGAGTAGCATACTACAACGGTTACCTCTACTTGACCGACGTGGAGAACAACTCCGTGTTAGTGTACAGGGGAGGGTCCTTCGTGTCCTCAGTACCTATGGGCAACAAACCGTCTTTTATTTACCCGTTTAACGGTAAGATCTACGTCACCATTGCTGGAGAGGACTACGTCTACTTCTTCGACGCCTATTCTCCCCCAGTAAACCTAGAGTTGCCAGCGTTTATTGTCTGGGTAATACTAGTTGTCGTTGCGGTGGCGTACGTCTCTGTGAGGAGACGTTTATGACTAATTTTTTAGGTTGGTTATTTAAATAACCCCATTTGTCAAATATTACCAATGTCCTCCATTTTCGACAGTTTGAACTCTTGGAACGTAAAGCCGTTTAGGCGTATGGGGGTAACTATTGACGAGGAAATATACTTCGCAAGGTCGTTGCTGAAGGACGTGGAGTCCTCTAGGCTCGTCTTAGAGATAGGAGGAGGCAACTGTCTAGTGTCCGAGATCATCAGGAGGAGCGGTAAGGCAAGGGAAGTCGTGAGCGTAGACACTTGGAACGAGGAGATAACCATTAACGACGTGAAGTCCTACATTAAAGGAGTGGAGCTAGTTAGGAACCTCTTCCCTTTGCCGTTTAGGGACGAGTCGTTGGACATGGTCTACTCAGTCCTCTACTTCTACAACGTTAAGAGGGAGAACAGGAGGGAGCTCGCTAGGGAAGTGTACAGGGTATTGAAGAAGGGAGGTAAGTTTATCTTAGTCGAGCCCGAAATAGTTAGGAACATGAGGAAGGACTTCATCTCGGCAGGGTTTAAGGAGGAGTCCTATCGCTCTGAGCAGGCGGTCTTCTTCTCTAAGATGGTAAAGGGATAAGGATGCCGAAAAAGCCCAAAGGTCAGCGGGAGCGCTCTTTCTTTGCAACGTAACTTCGTAGAGAACCTACCTCAACGACTAAAAACGCGGGCAGCCTTTATGCTTCACTTTACTGCCCTCCTTCCTCCCAGCTGACTGAGCAGTACTCCAGCTAACGCTAGCCCTGAGCCTAGAACCTCCATGGGGGTGGGAACGTTGTCAAGTATCGCAAACGAGAACAAGTAGGCTGCCACGGGGACCATAATGACAAGCGTTGACGAGTTCAAGGGACCAAGGCTCTTCACAGCCGTGAACCAGAAGATGAACCCTAGCGCTTGAGCGAGTAACGCAACTAGAAGGGCGTAGGGCAACCCACTCAAGGAGAACGAATAGGACGCAGGGAGGAATGGGACGACAAAAACCGTGGAGAAAAGCGAGCTGAACGCGTTGAGCTTGATCACGTCGATCCTCATTAGGTTCCTCCGAAAGTATATGGTACCTATCGCCCAAATAATAGCCCCCACTACTGCTACCAGAGAGCCTATGCTAAAGCTCGTGCTGTCCACTGAGATGAAGATCCCCGCAAAAGCTATGACCGTCCCCACGATTTGCAGCAAGCTCAACCTCTCGTGCATCAGCCTCAAGAGCACTATGACGAAAATTGGTTGAGTGTATATCAGCACAGAGGCTAGTGCTGGGTTGGTGGAGAAGTTTATGGCTATGTTGAGAAGGATCACGAAGAGGCCCATGTTCAATATCGCGTTAATCGCCTCCTTAACCCCTACTACCATGCCCCTGGCGTAAGCTAGCAACACCACTCCTCCGACTAAGAACCTTATGAAAGTAAGGACAAAAGGCGACATAAAGTAGAGGGCTAACTTCGAGAGGGGAAACGAAAGCCCCCAGACGACGACCACTCCTAGGATAGATAGGTATCCTTTTAGGGAGCTCACAGTTTACTTAGGGAAGTAAATATATTTAAATCTATTCTAGACCGAAAGGAATAATAAATGTCATTTGAAAGCAAATGATTCCCTTGCCATAACTGTACATTCGATAGCGTTATACACTAAAAAGATTTCACCTAAAAGCTTTAACTAAATGGCGTAAGAATGAAAAAATTTAAAAAGAAACATTTAAGAGTACAGTCTACGATTTAATATTATGCAAAAAGCCCTACTGAAGGAAAAGGAGAAGAAAGAGGAAAGGGTAGAAGAAGAGAGGACGGTGGACCTAACCTCAATAAGGCCTAGGGGTCTAGATTGAATGGAGTATAAAGAGGGCGACTTTCTAAGCGTCCAGCACTACGTGAGGTACTTAATAGCCGAGAAACTTAAGACCAACGTTAGGAAGATAGACGAATACGTATACTACGAGGTAGGGGAACTCGACGAGTTCTTCCCAGTGAACTTCGTGTTAGGAAAGGACTCATCGACCGGGAAACTGTTCGTGATGCCTGTGAGGAGAAGGTGTCACATCCCCGATGGTTTCCCAGAGGAGGCTAAGGCCAGGCTGAGGAGGTGTATGGGCTTTGACTACCACGCCTACGAGGACTTCAAGTTCACCAGAGGAATAGGCATAAGACTACAGGGAGACCTAGTAATGGAAGTAAGGGAGGTATTTGAAGACGAAAGGGAAGTCCTTTCTTTCCTGTCCCCTTCAAATTTTCCAGACCTCTTTAACTCTTACGTGAGGGAGAGGCTAAAGGACAACAAGGAAGTCGCAGAGGTGGAGAGGCTTGGCTCCCTCTACGTGGAGCTCATGGACTACGTTTTAAGGTCGACCTTGCCAAAGGAGAAGGAGAGGGCAGTAATGAGGTTGTTAAGAAAGGTTGAGAAGGAGCTCACTTCCCGCTTCGACTTCGAGGTAGTGAACGTCTACGAGAGGAAAAGGAGCGTTTTCCACAGGAGTGAGAAGTGCATAAGGTTCATAGACGTCCAGGGGGCGCTTGAGAACTTTAGGCGGAGGAAGGTGACAAGGGAGGACTTCGTGGACTATGTTAAGTCGAGGACGCAGGGTCTTGCGATCAAGCTAGGACACTACACGACCCCACACTTAATAAGGCTGAAGGGAGTACTAGTTAACGCTGAGGTGAACTTAGCTGGAGTCATCATGTTTGGCCCTCAAGCAGTTTACTTGAGCCACCCCGAGCATGGAGAAGAGGCGTATTACGTGCCAAAGCCCAGTTACGTCCTCTTTAGGCTAATGGGCATGGAGCCGGAGCTAGAGGCGTTTCTCTGGTGAGGTGCTTCTGATTTTTCGAATTAGTTTATTTTCCCGTTTTTCCCATTGGTCGTATGTCTAGCTCTAGCGAGATAGGAGCTTTACAGAGGTTAAGACAAGGCGTACTTTACTTCATAATAGTTCCACTTTTGTTATTTCTTGCGCTCGTTTTGGACTCCACAGTAGTAGTGCCTATTTTGGCAGGATTAATCTCCTTAGCTTTGATATTCCTAGGTTACGTTAACATCAGGGAAGGCTTCAAGGAGTTACTGAGTTACGGAAAGGACACGAGCCTAGGTGTAAGCGCCACTTCTATACTGCTAGCGGGAGTGATCGTGACTCTGATAGGGGCTATTTTGACCGTAATAGCTATCGGGCTTGTCGTGTTGATACTGGGGGTAATAATGTACTTTATAGGCATGATATTGTTGGGTATAGCCTTCTACAACTTGGGAAAGAGCTACAATAACTCAACGCTCAGCGCTGCCGGTATACTGATGGCGATACCGATAGGGATAGTTCAGTTTATAGGGGAGATACTTGCGTACGTCGAGTTAGGCCACTTGGTAAATACGCTCCAAGTGTACCCTCAACAGCCCGGCCAGTTCCAGCCATTCCCTCCTCAGCCTCCCCAAGGCCAACCTACTCAAGGCTTCTACCAAGTTGGGACTGGGGTCATAAGGAGTA encodes the following:
- a CDS encoding xanthine dehydrogenase family protein molybdopterin-binding subunit, with the translated sequence MKRSDLEGVIKGKGNFVDDLPFSGYHAAFVRSTYPHARIRVDPSDAVKRGALVLTGEDVRIISSSVTENEGSATVLPLALKKVRFQGEPIALVLADDPYKAADLAELVNVDYEPLEPVSNVEEALSGKSLVFEEKGSNVVYNRLYEYGRMPREDRSIELELYWSRSSGNPIETYGVIVYPQGDSLKVISNVQAPYFQGQLISKVLGKVNMVPVRHGGSFGAKFSVADYIIALGLASKKFNVPIKWVETRTEHLMASKSSGPERKFKVTAYFKSDGTVTGLDFKVWEDVGATLFNGQAYKPEGILGGPYKVRNIRYEASLVATNKNPAGAFRGAGTPPHTWALERVMDAIADELRADRSEVREKNLVDSFPYEAPYAMYDSGDPKGLLKLALSRQDVLELRKRGYGVGIAVSTDPSTPAGQEGVKIVLKKGKLVVKVGYGPEGQGNEHVARLLVSKFLGVPVEKVDVELAESNEGVSSFGPGGSRMSVFLSGAIKGATEELVSKLKRELGAEKFEDGYFITKKGERVNILELEGEATYVVSLQGKKGRFLAYPFAVDIAVVKVDETGLIRPVKLIVYIDPGTPLDEEVVKEQVIGGSYIGVSLALYERYVYEGGQLLTTSLSDYNMITAVEVPEFEVNIVPTPSPYTPLGSKGIGEIPVGVAAAAVTSAVEDLLKRRVSRIPVDVSI
- a CDS encoding SRPBCC family protein; protein product: MEVSYDFEVEQGPDIVKGYLLEPENLMKYVPAFKGIERTGEDEWELKVSWLITLKLKVIRQMTRDEITYLIKKTGGMIKVESYLRFVILPTKGRTVVKLIFFYKGPFEGIAKRQTESFYKRGIEIFKRDMESARTPEKTTESKVVVSGNNQFPSILQMKTVEVKMISAKDVEDVIGEAIAKSLDAHVLLILSDGENVVELKFYGGDVVESKGDLKSLKEPIKVVVKTK
- a CDS encoding class I SAM-dependent methyltransferase, which codes for MSSIFDSLNSWNVKPFRRMGVTIDEEIYFARSLLKDVESSRLVLEIGGGNCLVSEIIRRSGKAREVVSVDTWNEEITINDVKSYIKGVELVRNLFPLPFRDESLDMVYSVLYFYNVKRENRRELAREVYRVLKKGGKFILVEPEIVRNMRKDFISAGFKEESYRSEQAVFFSKMVKG
- a CDS encoding DMT family transporter yields the protein MSSLKGYLSILGVVVVWGLSFPLSKLALYFMSPFVLTFIRFLVGGVVLLAYARGMVVGVKEAINAILNMGLFVILLNIAINFSTNPALASVLIYTQPIFVIVLLRLMHERLSLLQIVGTVIAFAGIFISVDSTSFSIGSLVAVVGAIIWAIGTIYFRRNLMRIDVIKLNAFSSLFSTVFVVPFLPASYSFSLSGLPYALLVALLAQALGFIFWFTAVKSLGPLNSSTLVIMVPVAAYLFSFAILDNVPTPMEVLGSGLALAGVLLSQLGGRRAVK
- a CDS encoding DUF973 family protein, encoding MSSSSEIGALQRLRQGVLYFIIVPLLLFLALVLDSTVVVPILAGLISLALIFLGYVNIREGFKELLSYGKDTSLGVSATSILLAGVIVTLIGAILTVIAIGLVVLILGVIMYFIGMILLGIAFYNLGKSYNNSTLSAAGILMAIPIGIVQFIGEILAYVELGHLVNTLQVYPQQPGQFQPFPPQPPQGQPTQGFYQVGTGVIRSNGAVTVTVYSPYSVSVSYAELVNFGLTTTSITPTFLSQGNNVITINFGGVTNLSPGTTYTVRIHLINGQAIDAIVMCQ